The proteins below come from a single Salinilacihabitans rarus genomic window:
- a CDS encoding 30S ribosomal protein S13, with the protein MSEEEPQEPEGEEDLQYFVRIGQTDLDGTKTVERSLSEMNGIGRRTARIIAEEAGVDRTATFGALDQEQIDEVVELVENYADEVPEWLTNRRRDFYTGGTTHEIGNDLQLTRQHDINRMKMIDAYRGVRHKRGQKVRGQRTKSTGRSEGTIGVNVEEIREEEEAEGGE; encoded by the coding sequence ATGAGCGAGGAAGAACCGCAAGAACCGGAGGGCGAAGAAGACCTGCAGTACTTCGTCCGAATCGGGCAGACCGACCTCGACGGTACCAAGACCGTCGAGCGCTCGCTCTCGGAGATGAACGGGATCGGTCGCCGGACCGCCCGGATCATCGCCGAGGAAGCGGGCGTCGACCGGACGGCGACGTTCGGTGCGCTCGATCAGGAACAGATCGACGAGGTCGTCGAGCTCGTGGAGAACTACGCCGACGAGGTACCCGAGTGGCTCACCAACCGCCGCCGGGACTTCTACACCGGCGGGACCACCCACGAGATCGGCAACGACCTCCAGTTGACCCGACAGCACGACATCAACCGCATGAAGATGATCGACGCCTACCGTGGGGTCCGACACAAACGCGGCCAGAAGGTCCGCGGCCAGCGGACCAAGTCCACCGGCCGGTCGGAGGGCACCATCGGGGTCAACGTCGAAGAGATTCGGGAAGAAGAAGAAGCGGAGGGTGGTGAATAA
- a CDS encoding RtcB family protein, protein MTSFDADGITLERVREYVWEIPREGEMRTPARVFASEALLEEISEDRTLQQLKNTTHLPGVTKHAICMPDGHQGYGFPVGGVGAMDAEDGCISPGAVGYDINCGVRMMRTNLTYDDLRGHEAELVDSLFANVPSGLGGGGVVEAGVDTVEEILERGVEWALENGHAVEDDLLHCEDEGVREGADASKVSQKAKDRGKNQIGSLGSGNHFLEVQRVTDVFDGEVGAAFGLEEDQIVVLIHCGSRGLGHQTCNDYLRQIEQQHSGLLDRLPDRELAAAPAGSQLAEDYYGAMNAAINFAWVNRQLIMHRTRKVFERVFDRPWEEMEMELLYDVAHNIAKKETHEVDGQQGEYFVHRKGATRAFPAGHPEVPAAYRDVGQPVIIPGSMGAGSYVLRGGERSMELSFGSTAHGAGRLMSRTRAKNEYWGGDVKQELQDQQGIYVKAQSGATVAEEAPGVYKDVDEVVRVSDALGIGDRVARTFPVCNIKG, encoded by the coding sequence ATGACCAGCTTCGACGCCGACGGCATCACCCTCGAACGGGTGCGCGAGTACGTCTGGGAGATTCCCCGGGAGGGCGAGATGCGCACGCCGGCGCGCGTGTTCGCGAGCGAGGCGCTGCTGGAGGAGATCAGCGAGGACAGGACCCTCCAGCAGTTGAAAAACACCACGCACCTCCCCGGCGTGACCAAACACGCCATCTGCATGCCCGACGGCCACCAGGGGTACGGCTTCCCCGTCGGCGGCGTCGGCGCGATGGACGCCGAGGACGGCTGTATTTCGCCCGGAGCGGTCGGCTACGACATCAATTGCGGCGTCAGGATGATGCGGACGAACCTCACCTACGACGACCTCCGCGGGCACGAGGCGGAACTCGTCGACTCCCTCTTTGCGAACGTCCCGTCGGGGCTCGGCGGCGGCGGGGTCGTCGAGGCTGGCGTCGACACCGTCGAGGAGATCCTCGAACGCGGCGTCGAGTGGGCGCTGGAGAACGGCCACGCCGTCGAGGACGACCTGCTTCACTGCGAGGACGAGGGCGTCCGCGAGGGCGCCGACGCCTCGAAGGTGAGCCAGAAGGCCAAAGACCGCGGGAAAAACCAGATCGGCTCGCTGGGCTCGGGCAACCACTTCCTCGAGGTCCAGCGCGTCACCGACGTCTTCGACGGGGAGGTCGGCGCGGCCTTCGGCCTCGAAGAGGACCAGATCGTGGTGCTGATCCACTGTGGCTCCCGCGGGCTGGGCCACCAGACCTGCAACGACTACCTGCGCCAGATCGAACAGCAACACAGCGGACTGCTCGACCGGCTGCCGGACAGGGAACTCGCGGCGGCGCCCGCGGGCTCGCAGCTCGCGGAGGACTACTACGGCGCGATGAACGCCGCGATCAACTTCGCGTGGGTCAACCGCCAGCTGATCATGCACCGCACGCGGAAGGTGTTCGAGCGCGTCTTCGACCGGCCGTGGGAGGAGATGGAGATGGAACTGCTGTACGACGTCGCCCACAACATCGCGAAGAAGGAGACCCACGAGGTCGACGGCCAGCAAGGCGAGTACTTCGTCCACCGCAAGGGCGCGACGCGGGCGTTCCCGGCGGGCCACCCCGAGGTGCCGGCGGCGTACCGCGACGTCGGCCAGCCGGTGATCATCCCCGGCAGCATGGGCGCCGGCAGCTACGTCCTGCGCGGCGGCGAGCGCTCGATGGAGCTGTCGTTCGGCTCGACGGCCCACGGGGCGGGCCGGCTGATGAGCCGCACGCGCGCGAAAAACGAGTACTGGGGCGGCGACGTCAAACAGGAGCTGCAGGATCAGCAGGGTATCTACGTGAAAGCCCAGTCTGGCGCGACGGTCGCCGAGGAGGCCCCCGGCGTCTACAAGGACGTCGACGAGGTCGTCCGCGTCTCCGACGCGCTCGGCATCGGCGACAGGGTCGCGCGGACGTTCCCGGTCTGTAACATCAAGGGCTGA
- a CDS encoding 50S ribosomal protein L18e — protein sequence MLPASLLPRDCHRDSPHSRRFRRKPMSTKTNPRLNDLIAELKSTSRETDADVWRDIADRLEKPRSSHAEVNLGRIERYAREDETVVVPGKVLGSGALQKNVTVAAVDFSSSAETKIDQVGETVPLERLLEENPEGSDVRVIA from the coding sequence CTGCTCCCTGCATCACTTCTCCCGCGCGACTGTCACCGCGACAGTCCGCACTCCCGCAGATTCCGGAGGAAACCAATGAGTACCAAGACCAACCCGAGGCTCAACGATCTCATCGCCGAGCTGAAGTCGACGTCCCGCGAGACGGACGCCGACGTCTGGCGTGACATCGCGGATCGCCTCGAGAAGCCCCGGTCCAGTCACGCGGAGGTGAATCTGGGGCGGATCGAACGATACGCACGCGAAGACGAGACCGTCGTCGTCCCCGGCAAAGTGCTGGGGTCGGGCGCACTCCAGAAGAACGTCACCGTCGCCGCCGTCGACTTCTCCTCGTCGGCGGAGACGAAGATCGACCAGGTCGGCGAGACCGTACCGCTCGAGCGACTGCTCGAAGAGAACCCCGAAGGCTCCGACGTCCGGGTGATCGCATGA
- a CDS encoding 30S ribosomal protein S11 has protein sequence MSQDDDKWGIAHVHASFNNTIMTVTDLTGAETIAKSSGGTAVKQNRDEASPYAAMQMAESVAEEVKAAGITGLHVRVRGPGGNLQKSPGPGAQATIRALARSGIEIGRIEDVTPIPHDGSRAPKGKGGY, from the coding sequence ATGAGCCAGGACGACGATAAGTGGGGGATCGCCCACGTGCACGCATCGTTCAACAACACCATCATGACCGTGACCGACCTCACGGGCGCGGAGACGATCGCCAAGTCCTCCGGCGGGACGGCGGTCAAGCAGAACCGCGACGAGGCGTCGCCGTACGCGGCCATGCAGATGGCCGAGTCCGTCGCCGAGGAGGTCAAGGCCGCCGGAATCACGGGCCTGCACGTCCGCGTGCGCGGCCCGGGCGGCAACCTCCAGAAGTCCCCCGGCCCCGGCGCGCAGGCGACGATCCGCGCGCTGGCCCGGTCGGGCATCGAGATTGGCCGCATCGAGGACGTGACGCCGATCCCGCACGACGGATCGCGCGCCCCGAAGGGCAAGGGCGGATACTAG
- a CDS encoding DNA-directed RNA polymerase subunit N, producing MMIPVRCFTCGNVVGEHWEEFDARANEGDEDPQEVLDDLGVERYCCRRMLVSHTDLVDVVSPYQ from the coding sequence ATGATGATTCCGGTCCGGTGTTTCACATGCGGCAACGTCGTCGGTGAACACTGGGAAGAGTTCGACGCGCGCGCAAACGAGGGCGACGAGGACCCCCAGGAGGTCCTCGACGACCTCGGGGTCGAGCGCTACTGCTGTCGACGGATGCTCGTCAGCCACACCGACCTCGTCGACGTCGTCTCACCCTATCAGTAA
- a CDS encoding helix-turn-helix domain-containing protein, producing the protein MSTIAELTIPADEFALAGTLDAVPDLEVEVERVVAYERDRVMPYVWFTGPEESLEGVGEALADDRSVDNAELLTDLESERLYRMDWVDDVTMIVHLLTEENATILDAVGERTRWRLRILFPERETLSRTYEFADEKGLTVDVEKIHELREERGGRYGLTDAQHETLVAALERGYYRIPREVDMEELAAELGISHQALSERLRRAHRTLVEEAVEIGLADDDEGRSA; encoded by the coding sequence ATGAGCACCATCGCCGAACTCACGATCCCCGCCGACGAGTTCGCGCTCGCGGGCACTCTCGACGCCGTCCCGGACCTCGAAGTGGAGGTCGAGCGCGTCGTCGCCTACGAGCGCGACCGCGTGATGCCCTACGTCTGGTTCACGGGGCCGGAGGAGTCACTGGAGGGGGTCGGCGAGGCGCTCGCGGACGACCGGAGCGTCGACAACGCCGAACTGCTGACCGATCTCGAAAGCGAGCGGCTCTACCGGATGGACTGGGTCGACGACGTGACGATGATCGTCCACCTGCTGACCGAGGAGAACGCGACGATCCTCGACGCGGTCGGCGAGCGGACCCGCTGGCGCCTGCGCATCCTCTTTCCCGAGCGCGAGACGCTCTCGCGGACCTACGAGTTCGCCGACGAGAAGGGCCTGACCGTCGACGTCGAGAAGATCCACGAACTCCGGGAGGAACGCGGCGGCCGGTACGGCCTGACCGACGCCCAGCACGAGACCCTCGTGGCGGCCCTGGAGCGGGGCTACTACCGGATCCCCCGCGAGGTCGACATGGAGGAACTCGCGGCGGAACTCGGCATCTCCCACCAGGCGCTCTCCGAGCGGTTGCGACGGGCCCACCGGACGCTGGTCGAGGAGGCCGTCGAGATCGGCCTCGCGGACGACGACGAGGGCCGGTCGGCGTGA
- a CDS encoding 30S ribosomal protein S9 — MVTNTSGKKKTAVARATVHDGEGRVRINSQPVELVEPEMARLKMLEPFRIAGEDLRSGIDVDVRVDGGGISGQADAVRTAIARGIVQHTNDAELRDAYMEFDRSLLVNDVRQSEPKKWGGPGARARYQKSYR, encoded by the coding sequence ATGGTAACGAACACGAGCGGCAAGAAGAAGACCGCCGTCGCGCGAGCGACGGTACACGACGGCGAGGGTCGCGTGCGAATCAACTCCCAGCCGGTCGAACTCGTCGAGCCCGAGATGGCGCGGCTGAAGATGCTCGAACCGTTCCGCATCGCCGGCGAGGACCTCCGCAGCGGGATCGACGTCGACGTCCGCGTCGACGGCGGCGGCATCAGCGGTCAGGCCGACGCCGTCCGCACCGCCATCGCGCGGGGCATCGTCCAGCACACCAACGACGCCGAACTCCGGGACGCCTACATGGAGTTCGACCGCTCGCTGCTGGTCAACGACGTCCGCCAGTCCGAGCCCAAGAAGTGGGGCGGTCCCGGCGCCCGGGCCCGCTACCAGAAGTCCTACCGCTAA
- a CDS encoding DNA-directed RNA polymerase subunit D: MSGEYDVEFVEREDRKARFLVRGVTPAFANGIRRAMIADVPTMAIDTVRFVENSSVMFDEQLALRLGLVPLTTPPEGEFGEDDVVTLSIDVEGPATAYSGDLETSDDLVRPADENVPIIELKDGQRLEAEADAVIDYGRDHAKHQGGVAVGYRHLQRVAVGADLPEFEDQERRIVRGVIEADGELVPTSEFDHDLSKRYPGKEVTVEDVPNAFVFHVETDGSFTVEELVTRAIDSIEARAAELEEAVQL; encoded by the coding sequence ATGTCAGGAGAGTACGACGTCGAGTTCGTCGAACGCGAGGACCGCAAGGCGCGGTTTCTCGTCCGCGGCGTGACGCCGGCGTTCGCCAACGGCATCCGGCGGGCGATGATCGCCGACGTGCCGACGATGGCGATCGACACCGTCCGGTTCGTCGAGAACTCGTCGGTCATGTTCGACGAGCAACTCGCACTGCGGCTCGGGCTCGTCCCGCTGACGACCCCGCCGGAGGGCGAGTTCGGCGAGGACGACGTCGTCACGCTCTCGATCGACGTCGAAGGGCCCGCCACCGCCTACTCGGGCGACCTCGAGACGAGCGACGACCTCGTCCGGCCGGCCGACGAGAACGTCCCGATCATCGAACTCAAGGACGGCCAGCGCCTCGAAGCCGAGGCCGACGCCGTCATCGACTACGGTCGGGACCACGCCAAACACCAGGGCGGCGTCGCGGTCGGCTACCGCCACCTCCAGCGCGTGGCGGTCGGCGCCGACCTCCCCGAGTTCGAGGACCAGGAACGCCGGATCGTCCGCGGCGTGATCGAGGCGGACGGCGAACTCGTTCCGACGAGCGAGTTCGACCACGACCTCTCGAAGCGCTACCCCGGCAAGGAGGTCACCGTCGAGGACGTGCCGAACGCCTTCGTCTTCCACGTCGAGACGGACGGCTCGTTCACCGTCGAGGAACTCGTCACGCGCGCGATCGACTCGATCGAGGCGCGCGCGGCAGAACTCGAAGAGGCAGTACAGCTGTAA
- a CDS encoding DUF58 domain-containing protein, with product MTRRPVPLALGVAAFVLGIVHLAGYASLNFADSTLILVGLTAIVAGSSAALGRRGVRERAETPDPERRGRAPTPGTSLSAAVEQFDPGSAGFSATSRRITDGLRAAAVAVLTRFEGLSDEEAHRRVEEGTWTSDERAAAFLSPDVEASPRPLRYRIAAALDRSTAFRLGVRRTAAAVAAIGYGGFGERRSPERLPRYDPEDGDDVAPRTASVRLDGVDLRRERSTAHWTGIGVVALLAVGVGAAAESAAVVLAGVVGVGYAGFARAGSAPTPRLAVERTVSDDAPEPGEEVDVTVTVTNEGDSFLPDLRFVDGVPAGLSVVEGSARLGTALRPGESATLEYVVTARRGSHEFDPALALVRGLSRSTEREFLVGESTELVAEPVLRPLSAAVPLRTTAATFSGRLTTAEGGGGTEFHSVREYRRNDPLSRIDWNRHARTGELATLQFHEERAARVLVLVDARRDAYLAPEPDAAHAVDRSVDAAGRIAATLLERGDTVGLAGLGPTDRRSGDGWYPCWLAPSSGHDHRVRFRELLATHPQFSTIPPTDGALWLTQLRTVRRRLSAETQVVLLTPLCDRGSVEIARRLDSRGHPVTVVSPDPTAERTTSQQLARVARRIRRFDLQRAGIPVVDWRADETVDEAFARTNAANVTTTGGRR from the coding sequence GTGACCCGCCGCCCCGTCCCGCTGGCGCTCGGCGTCGCCGCGTTCGTGCTCGGGATCGTCCACCTCGCGGGGTACGCGTCGCTGAACTTCGCCGACTCGACCCTGATCCTCGTCGGCCTGACCGCGATCGTCGCCGGGTCGAGCGCGGCGCTCGGCCGGCGCGGCGTCCGCGAGCGCGCCGAGACGCCGGACCCCGAGCGCCGGGGCCGCGCGCCGACGCCGGGCACCAGCCTCTCGGCCGCCGTCGAGCAGTTCGACCCCGGCAGCGCGGGCTTTTCGGCCACGAGTCGGCGGATCACCGACGGGCTGCGGGCGGCCGCCGTCGCCGTCCTCACGCGGTTCGAGGGGCTCTCCGACGAGGAGGCCCACCGGCGGGTCGAGGAGGGAACGTGGACGAGCGACGAGCGGGCCGCGGCGTTCCTCTCCCCCGACGTGGAGGCCTCGCCCCGCCCCCTCCGCTACCGGATCGCCGCCGCGCTCGACCGCAGCACCGCGTTCCGGCTGGGCGTCCGGCGCACCGCCGCCGCCGTCGCCGCCATCGGCTACGGCGGGTTCGGCGAGCGGCGCAGTCCGGAGCGGCTCCCGCGATACGACCCCGAGGACGGCGACGACGTCGCGCCGCGGACGGCGAGCGTCCGCCTCGACGGCGTCGACCTGCGCCGCGAGCGCTCGACGGCTCACTGGACCGGCATCGGCGTCGTCGCGCTGCTGGCGGTCGGCGTCGGCGCCGCCGCCGAGTCCGCGGCCGTCGTCCTCGCCGGCGTCGTCGGCGTCGGCTACGCCGGCTTCGCGCGGGCGGGGTCGGCGCCGACGCCGCGGCTCGCCGTCGAGCGGACGGTGAGCGACGACGCGCCCGAACCCGGCGAGGAGGTCGACGTGACCGTGACGGTGACAAACGAGGGCGACTCGTTCCTGCCGGACCTGCGGTTCGTCGACGGCGTGCCCGCCGGTCTCTCGGTCGTCGAGGGCTCGGCCCGGCTCGGCACCGCGCTCAGGCCCGGCGAGTCGGCTACACTGGAGTACGTCGTGACGGCCCGCCGCGGCAGCCACGAGTTCGACCCCGCGCTGGCGCTGGTGCGGGGGCTCTCGCGGTCGACCGAGCGGGAGTTCCTCGTCGGGGAGTCGACCGAACTCGTCGCCGAACCGGTCCTCCGGCCGCTGTCGGCGGCGGTGCCGCTGCGGACGACGGCCGCGACGTTCTCCGGCCGGCTGACGACGGCCGAGGGCGGCGGCGGCACGGAGTTTCACTCCGTCCGCGAGTACCGCCGGAACGACCCGCTCAGCCGGATCGACTGGAACCGCCACGCCCGGACCGGCGAACTCGCCACCCTCCAGTTCCACGAGGAGCGGGCGGCGCGGGTGCTCGTGCTCGTCGACGCCAGACGCGACGCGTACCTCGCGCCCGAACCCGACGCCGCCCACGCGGTCGACCGCTCGGTCGACGCCGCCGGCCGGATCGCGGCGACGCTGCTCGAACGCGGCGACACCGTCGGGCTGGCAGGGCTCGGCCCGACCGACCGCCGGAGCGGCGACGGCTGGTACCCGTGCTGGCTCGCCCCCTCCTCGGGGCACGACCACCGCGTCCGGTTCCGGGAACTGCTCGCGACCCACCCGCAGTTCTCCACCATCCCGCCGACCGACGGCGCCCTGTGGCTCACGCAACTGCGGACCGTCAGGCGCCGGCTCTCCGCGGAGACGCAGGTCGTGTTGCTCACGCCGCTTTGCGACCGCGGCTCGGTCGAGATCGCACGTCGGCTCGACTCCCGGGGCCACCCCGTCACCGTCGTGAGCCCGGACCCGACGGCAGAACGGACGACGAGCCAGCAACTCGCGCGCGTCGCCCGCCGCATCCGCCGGTTCGACCTCCAGCGCGCCGGCATCCCGGTCGTCGACTGGCGGGCCGACGAGACGGTCGACGAGGCGTTCGCCCGGACGAACGCGGCGAACGTGACCACCACGGGTGGTCGGCGGTGA
- the moaA gene encoding GTP 3',8-cyclase MoaA, whose translation MLADEFGREVTGVRVSLTDRCNFDCIYCHNEGLGDTRGPMAPSDDEMGTDDVVRFLEVAAEFDVDAVKFTGGEPMLREDLEEIVARAPDSMEVSVTTNGTFLPDRAEALVDAGLERVNVSQDALDPEAFAAVTKSGAYDRVIEGVEAALDAGLDPVKLNMVVFEHTAGYVPEMVDHVAENEGLQLQLIEYMPELTGKPEWNVEIERVHDWLAERADRIEHREMHDRRRYHVGEGMVEIVDPVENPTFCANCHRVRVTHQGYLKGCLNRNDDLRSMGEMTRPEIREAFREVVANRVPYYGEYLVRDGDGDGEWELNEKYVEEYAGV comes from the coding sequence ATGCTTGCCGACGAGTTCGGGCGCGAGGTGACGGGGGTCCGCGTCTCGCTCACCGATCGGTGTAATTTCGACTGTATCTACTGTCACAACGAGGGGCTGGGGGACACGCGGGGCCCGATGGCTCCGAGCGACGACGAGATGGGAACCGACGACGTCGTCCGGTTTCTCGAGGTCGCCGCCGAGTTCGACGTCGACGCCGTCAAGTTCACCGGCGGCGAGCCGATGCTCCGCGAGGACCTGGAGGAAATCGTCGCACGCGCCCCGGACTCGATGGAAGTCTCGGTGACCACGAACGGGACGTTCCTCCCCGACCGCGCCGAGGCGCTCGTCGACGCCGGCCTCGAACGCGTGAACGTCTCACAGGACGCCCTCGATCCGGAGGCGTTCGCCGCGGTCACGAAAAGCGGCGCCTACGACCGCGTCATCGAGGGCGTGGAGGCGGCTCTCGACGCCGGCCTCGATCCCGTGAAGCTCAACATGGTCGTCTTCGAGCACACCGCGGGCTACGTCCCCGAGATGGTCGACCACGTCGCCGAGAACGAGGGGCTCCAGCTCCAGCTGATCGAGTACATGCCCGAACTCACCGGCAAGCCGGAGTGGAACGTCGAGATCGAGCGCGTCCACGACTGGCTGGCCGAGCGCGCCGACAGGATCGAACACCGCGAGATGCACGACCGCCGGCGCTACCACGTCGGCGAAGGGATGGTCGAAATCGTCGACCCCGTCGAGAACCCCACCTTCTGTGCGAACTGCCACCGCGTGCGCGTCACCCACCAGGGCTACCTCAAGGGCTGTCTCAACCGCAACGACGACCTCCGGTCGATGGGCGAGATGACCAGACCCGAGATCCGCGAGGCGTTCCGCGAGGTCGTCGCGAACCGCGTCCCCTACTACGGCGAGTACCTCGTGCGCGACGGCGACGGCGACGGCGAGTGGGAGCTCAACGAGAAGTACGTCGAGGAGTACGCCGGCGTCTAG
- a CDS encoding DUF4129 domain-containing protein, giving the protein MSRNDLLTRLAAALLGIVALALAAATIDSPVSPGGSGGSGGGEGAGGVPARPPPPEEPVPIEFPAFLEYLVYAVAILGAIALAWYLIVHRREAVRAIALGCLLALVVLAVVYAITLFPAAGLDDTSEPIEPGLDDEADDPGLPGSGDAEAERVPFGPLLTVVAAVAAVFVGALLLSGRDADDDGLVSAARDAESESDPGVAAVGAAAGRAADRIDGAADVDNEVYRAWREMTDLLDVDRPETSTPGEFAAAAVDAGLARGHVEELTRLFEDVRYGHEETTAEMEARAVSVLERIEAEYADAGEDATGGGGERR; this is encoded by the coding sequence GTGTCCCGCAACGACCTCCTCACGCGGCTCGCCGCGGCGCTGCTCGGGATCGTCGCGCTCGCGCTGGCCGCGGCCACGATCGACTCCCCGGTCAGCCCCGGCGGCTCCGGCGGCAGCGGCGGCGGCGAAGGGGCCGGCGGCGTGCCCGCCCGACCGCCGCCGCCGGAGGAGCCGGTGCCGATCGAGTTCCCCGCGTTCCTGGAGTACCTCGTCTACGCCGTCGCCATCCTCGGAGCGATCGCGCTCGCCTGGTACCTGATCGTCCACCGCCGCGAGGCCGTCAGGGCCATCGCGCTCGGCTGCCTGCTCGCGCTCGTCGTTCTGGCGGTCGTCTACGCCATCACCCTCTTTCCCGCCGCCGGCCTCGACGACACCTCGGAGCCGATCGAACCCGGCCTCGACGACGAGGCCGACGACCCCGGACTCCCCGGCTCCGGCGACGCCGAGGCCGAGCGCGTGCCGTTCGGCCCGCTGCTGACGGTCGTCGCCGCGGTCGCCGCGGTCTTCGTCGGCGCGCTCCTGTTGAGCGGCCGCGACGCCGACGACGACGGCCTCGTCTCCGCGGCCCGCGACGCGGAGTCCGAATCCGACCCCGGTGTCGCCGCCGTCGGCGCCGCGGCGGGCCGGGCGGCCGACCGGATCGACGGCGCCGCCGACGTCGACAACGAGGTCTACCGCGCGTGGCGGGAGATGACCGACCTCCTCGACGTCGACCGACCCGAGACGAGCACGCCCGGCGAGTTCGCGGCGGCGGCCGTCGACGCGGGCCTCGCGCGCGGGCACGTAGAAGAACTTACTCGCCTGTTCGAGGACGTACGCTACGGCCACGAGGAGACGACCGCCGAGATGGAGGCCCGGGCCGTGTCGGTGCTCGAACGGATCGAGGCCGAGTACGCCGACGCCGGCGAGGACGCGACCGGCGGCGGGGGTGAGCGCCGGTGA
- a CDS encoding 30S ribosomal protein S4 gives MALGTKTKQYETPNHPYQGERIASEHSLLDRYGLKNKEELWRAQSELRSYRREARELLGQVQGDETVRRRADEFLGRLKRVGVLDEEDELGDVLSLEIEDVLERRLQTVAYRKGLANTPQQARQFITHGHVVVGDRRHRVPSYVVDVDEEGLVEFDENSPLADELHPERAEGQ, from the coding sequence ATGGCACTCGGAACGAAGACCAAACAGTACGAGACGCCGAACCACCCCTATCAGGGTGAGCGCATCGCCAGCGAGCACTCGCTGCTCGACCGCTACGGCCTGAAGAACAAAGAGGAGCTCTGGCGCGCCCAGTCCGAACTGCGCTCGTACCGCCGCGAGGCCCGCGAACTGCTCGGGCAGGTCCAGGGCGACGAGACCGTTCGACGCCGCGCCGACGAGTTCCTCGGCCGGCTCAAGCGCGTCGGCGTCCTCGACGAGGAGGACGAACTCGGCGACGTCCTCTCGCTCGAAATCGAGGACGTCCTCGAACGTCGCCTCCAGACGGTCGCCTACCGCAAGGGGCTGGCGAACACGCCCCAGCAGGCCCGTCAGTTCATCACCCACGGCCACGTCGTCGTCGGCGACCGGCGCCACCGAGTGCCCTCGTACGTCGTCGACGTCGACGAGGAGGGCCTCGTCGAGTTCGACGAGAACAGCCCGCTCGCGGACGAACTCCACCCCGAGCGCGCGGAGGGTCAGTAA
- a CDS encoding DUF7519 family protein, translating into MSEIVRRPTTVAAGVAGVAALVAVAAAGLGSTAGLALGAIGAAGVAAGLARGARPGVDVGCLVLFLGVVAGGLGIGSVELTLIGTVATVVAWDLAQGAIDLGDQLGRGARTARLEAVHAVSSLLVGLTAAAAGYAVYLVGAGGRPVSAAVLLLIAAILLTVGLGSGRSRNRRRR; encoded by the coding sequence GTGAGCGAGATCGTCCGCCGCCCGACGACGGTCGCCGCCGGGGTCGCGGGTGTCGCCGCGCTCGTCGCCGTCGCGGCCGCGGGCCTCGGCTCGACGGCCGGACTCGCCCTCGGCGCGATCGGCGCCGCCGGCGTCGCGGCCGGGCTGGCCAGAGGCGCCCGCCCCGGCGTCGACGTCGGCTGTCTGGTCCTGTTCCTCGGCGTCGTCGCGGGTGGCCTCGGGATCGGCTCGGTCGAACTGACCCTGATCGGGACGGTCGCGACCGTCGTCGCCTGGGACCTCGCCCAGGGCGCGATCGACCTCGGCGACCAGCTCGGCCGCGGCGCGCGGACCGCCCGACTGGAGGCCGTCCACGCCGTTTCGAGCCTGCTCGTCGGGCTGACGGCCGCGGCGGCCGGCTACGCGGTCTACCTCGTCGGGGCGGGCGGCCGGCCAGTCTCCGCGGCGGTGCTGTTGCTGATCGCGGCGATCCTCCTCACGGTCGGTCTCGGGAGCGGGCGGTCGCGGAACCGGCGACGGCGGTGA
- a CDS encoding 50S ribosomal protein L13: MNANTAEFDPDVVVDARDCIMGRVASEVAQRVLDGERVAVVNAEDAVITGDRNDVFGTYRKRAQLGSDQGPAYPKRPDTIFKRAVRGMLPYKKARGREAFSNVRVYVGNPYEDDDHEAAVLEDTSLDRLSNIRFVHLHEVSEQLGANVTW; encoded by the coding sequence ATGAACGCGAACACGGCCGAATTCGACCCCGACGTCGTCGTCGACGCCCGCGACTGCATCATGGGACGCGTCGCCAGCGAGGTCGCCCAGCGCGTCCTCGACGGCGAGCGCGTCGCCGTCGTCAACGCCGAGGACGCCGTCATCACCGGCGACAGGAACGACGTCTTCGGCACCTACCGCAAGCGCGCGCAACTGGGCTCCGATCAGGGGCCGGCCTACCCCAAGCGCCCGGACACCATCTTCAAGCGCGCCGTCCGCGGCATGCTGCCGTACAAGAAGGCTCGCGGCCGCGAGGCGTTCTCGAACGTCCGCGTCTACGTGGGCAACCCCTACGAGGACGACGACCACGAGGCGGCGGTCCTCGAGGACACGTCGCTGGATCGGCTCTCGAACATCCGCTTCGTCCACCTGCACGAAGTGAGCGAACAACTCGGTGCTAACGTCACATGGTAA